A window from Hemicordylus capensis ecotype Gifberg chromosome 2, rHemCap1.1.pri, whole genome shotgun sequence encodes these proteins:
- the EMD gene encoding emerin isoform X2, producing the protein MDEYKGLTDKELIERLKNYSIPHGPIVGSTRKLYEKKIYEYETERTQRPSPGGSLSYTVLDSTRTYSRETYDSPRNEEYSEYGSEDPSLSKSYLSHNYDFPRHEGRSTYATEDWDANSSEGSTSSYRHYLSSASSTAPLGAVSARQPITEPYPYSSGQKDGSVKRDSDSYQTIFHRKSPGLSSLGVEPRRAIRPERQTQAAEGATGSDGGTKRFLPLWPQLLLFVLLAGLLAFAYFFLQGGADDNPFLHYPH; encoded by the exons ATGGATGAGTATAAAGGCCTAACGGATAAAGAACTAATTGAGCGCCTGAAGAATTACAGCATCCCGCATGGGCCCATTGTTG GATCAACCCGAAAACTTTATGAAAAGAAAATCTATGAATATGAGACCGAGCGGACACAGCGCCCTTCTCCTGGAGGATCCTTGTCCTACACAG TTCTTGACTCTACAAGAACTTACTCCAGGGAAACTTATGACTCCCCGAGAAATGAGGAATACTCCGAGTATGGAAGTGAAG ATCCCAGCCTCAGCAAGTCCTACCTGAGTCATAATTATGATTTCCCTCGCCATGAAGGACGATCCACTTATGCAACAGAAG ATTGGGACGCCAATTCCTCTGAGGGTTCCACGTCTTCCTATCGTCATTATTTGTCATCAGCAAGCAGTACTGCACCTCTAGGGGCAGTGAGCGCTCGCCAGCCG ATCACAGAACCATATCCATACAGTTCTGGCCAGAAAGATGGGTCAGTCAAGAG GGACAGTGATTCCTACCAGACCATCTTCCATCGGAAATCACCTGGCTTGTCTTCTCTGGGGGTGGAGCCACGCCGTGCCATCCGTCCTGAGCGCCAGACCCAAGCAGCGGAAGGAGCCACGGGCAGCGATGGTGGAACCAAGCGTTTTCTACCACTGTGGCCCCAGCTCCTGCTCTTTGTGCTGTTGGCTGGCTTACTGGCCTTCGCCTACTTCTTCCTGCAGGGTGGTGCCGACGACAACCCCTTTCTGCACTATCCGCACTAA
- the EMD gene encoding emerin isoform X1 yields MDEYKGLTDKELIERLKNYSIPHGPIVGSTRKLYEKKIYEYETERTQRPSPGGSLSYTEPSRIESFSRETFVSPRNREHLSYGQEVLDSTRTYSRETYDSPRNEEYSEYGSEDPSLSKSYLSHNYDFPRHEGRSTYATEDWDANSSEGSTSSYRHYLSSASSTAPLGAVSARQPITEPYPYSSGQKDGSVKRDSDSYQTIFHRKSPGLSSLGVEPRRAIRPERQTQAAEGATGSDGGTKRFLPLWPQLLLFVLLAGLLAFAYFFLQGGADDNPFLHYPH; encoded by the exons ATGGATGAGTATAAAGGCCTAACGGATAAAGAACTAATTGAGCGCCTGAAGAATTACAGCATCCCGCATGGGCCCATTGTTG GATCAACCCGAAAACTTTATGAAAAGAAAATCTATGAATATGAGACCGAGCGGACACAGCGCCCTTCTCCTGGAGGATCCTTGTCCTACACAG AGCCGAGCAGAATTGAGAGCTTCTCACGGGAGACTTTTGTGAGTCCTCGGAACAGGGAACACCTCAGCTATGGACAAGAAG TTCTTGACTCTACAAGAACTTACTCCAGGGAAACTTATGACTCCCCGAGAAATGAGGAATACTCCGAGTATGGAAGTGAAG ATCCCAGCCTCAGCAAGTCCTACCTGAGTCATAATTATGATTTCCCTCGCCATGAAGGACGATCCACTTATGCAACAGAAG ATTGGGACGCCAATTCCTCTGAGGGTTCCACGTCTTCCTATCGTCATTATTTGTCATCAGCAAGCAGTACTGCACCTCTAGGGGCAGTGAGCGCTCGCCAGCCG ATCACAGAACCATATCCATACAGTTCTGGCCAGAAAGATGGGTCAGTCAAGAG GGACAGTGATTCCTACCAGACCATCTTCCATCGGAAATCACCTGGCTTGTCTTCTCTGGGGGTGGAGCCACGCCGTGCCATCCGTCCTGAGCGCCAGACCCAAGCAGCGGAAGGAGCCACGGGCAGCGATGGTGGAACCAAGCGTTTTCTACCACTGTGGCCCCAGCTCCTGCTCTTTGTGCTGTTGGCTGGCTTACTGGCCTTCGCCTACTTCTTCCTGCAGGGTGGTGCCGACGACAACCCCTTTCTGCACTATCCGCACTAA
- the LOC128347729 gene encoding uncharacterized protein LOC128347729 isoform X1 yields MAASGPRDPFVGEMGARETLNLHLPGPRLARKDGVTWQQDIAGNWIRRLGMAAAARSETRGPEAQLATSRVPNPTKVSWNQQQLHKELLFTHRKGLSLRSKPELLQVLELRSRRRDKTENSLEQTPLEKELMRWQQRREQRQQQEATGETVGKQPEFIRVRENLRRTHQSRDVPPQRATPSPISSPSLRSHFSNRRPLKVPAMLSPVIPQAEASQLHSSLEASNFSSASSQYPLSST; encoded by the exons ATGGCAGCATCTGGGCCACGCGATCCCTTCGTGGGGGAGATGGGAGCTAGGGAGACTCTGAACCTCCATTTGCCTGGACCCCGGCTGGCACGGAAAGACGGTGTGACATGGCAGCAGGACATCGCCGGCAACTGGATACGGCGACTCGGAATGGCAG CTGCTGCACGTTCAGAAACCAGGGGCCCTGAGGCCCAGCTTGCCACCTCACGGGTCCCAAACCCCACCAAAGTCTCCTGGAACCAGCAACAGCTGCATAAAGAGTTATTGTTCACACATCGCAA AGGCTTGAGCCTTCGTTCCAAGCCAGAACTGCTGCAGGTTCTGGAGCTTCGGAGCAGACGCCGGGACAAGACAGAGAACAGTTTGGAGCAGACGCCACTGGAAAAGGAACTTATGCGCTGGCAACAGAGGCGGGAACAG CGTCAGCAGCAGGAAGCAACAGGTGAAACTGTTGGGAAGCAGCCAGAATTCATCCGTGTCCGGGAAAACCTACGAAGGACACACCAATCACGGGATGTCCCTCCCCAACGTGCAACCCCTTCACCAATATCCAGCCCCTCCCTGCGCTCTCATTTCAGCAACAGACGCCCCTTGAAGGTCCCAGCCATGCTTTCCCCTGTGATCCCTCAGGCTGAAGCTTCACAGCTTCACAGCTCCCTAGAAGCTTCCAACTTCTCCTCAGCCTCCTCTCAATATCCTCTTTCCAGCACATGA
- the LOC128347729 gene encoding protein FAM107B-like isoform X2, which produces MGSNTFAAARSETRGPEAQLATSRVPNPTKVSWNQQQLHKELLFTHRKGLSLRSKPELLQVLELRSRRRDKTENSLEQTPLEKELMRWQQRREQRQQQEATGETVGKQPEFIRVRENLRRTHQSRDVPPQRATPSPISSPSLRSHFSNRRPLKVPAMLSPVIPQAEASQLHSSLEASNFSSASSQYPLSST; this is translated from the exons ATGGGATCCAATACCTTCG CTGCTGCACGTTCAGAAACCAGGGGCCCTGAGGCCCAGCTTGCCACCTCACGGGTCCCAAACCCCACCAAAGTCTCCTGGAACCAGCAACAGCTGCATAAAGAGTTATTGTTCACACATCGCAA AGGCTTGAGCCTTCGTTCCAAGCCAGAACTGCTGCAGGTTCTGGAGCTTCGGAGCAGACGCCGGGACAAGACAGAGAACAGTTTGGAGCAGACGCCACTGGAAAAGGAACTTATGCGCTGGCAACAGAGGCGGGAACAG CGTCAGCAGCAGGAAGCAACAGGTGAAACTGTTGGGAAGCAGCCAGAATTCATCCGTGTCCGGGAAAACCTACGAAGGACACACCAATCACGGGATGTCCCTCCCCAACGTGCAACCCCTTCACCAATATCCAGCCCCTCCCTGCGCTCTCATTTCAGCAACAGACGCCCCTTGAAGGTCCCAGCCATGCTTTCCCCTGTGATCCCTCAGGCTGAAGCTTCACAGCTTCACAGCTCCCTAGAAGCTTCCAACTTCTCCTCAGCCTCCTCTCAATATCCTCTTTCCAGCACATGA